The Pseudomonas sp. MH9.2 genomic interval TTCTTCAAGTTGGGCCACACCTTGTTTGTCTAGAGCTGTAAAGGGCTCATCCAGAATCCACAAAGGCGGCCCTGCCAGATACAGACGCGCCAATGCCACTCGTCGTTGCTGTCCGGCCGATAAGGTGTGACACGGCACATCCTCAAAGCCGCGCAGGCCAACTGACTCCAGCGCCTGCATGATCGCATCGCGCTCGACAGGGCGGTGCAAGGCACAGAGCCAGGTCAGGTTCTCTTCCGGGGTCAACAGGTCCTTGATGCCTGCGGCATGACCTATCCAGAGCAGATTGCGTGCCAGCTCGGTGCGTTGCTGCGCCAGAGGTTGGCCGTTGAGCCGGACTTCACCTGAGGTGGGCTGCATCAACCCGGCCAACAACCGCAGCAGACTGGTCTTGCCGCTGCCGTTCGGGCCACTGA includes:
- the ccmA gene encoding cytochrome c biogenesis heme-transporting ATPase CcmA → MPSPLLEAVALACERDWRMLFENLELRLAAGDMLQISGPNGSGKTSLLRLLAGLMQPTSGEVRLNGQPLAQQRTELARNLLWIGHAAGIKDLLTPEENLTWLCALHRPVERDAIMQALESVGLRGFEDVPCHTLSAGQQRRVALARLYLAGPPLWILDEPFTALDKQGVAQLEEHLTKHCEQGGMVVLTTHHTLTRIPAGYRDLDLGHWAV